DNA from Pseudomonas putida:
CCACGACCACATGCTCGATTTCACGGCGCAGAACGTCTACAAGGGCAACGCCGTGATGATGAACTACTACAGCGCTTTGGATCGCGGTAACGAGGCCCTGCAGGATGGTGTGAACCTGCGTTTTCCCAGCGGCTCGGCCATGCCGTGGGGCAACCGCGACTATGACGTGAACCTGGTCATCGCCGACAAGGCCTGGGATGCCAGCGGCCAACTGTGGTTCAACCCCTTCAACACCGATGGGTTCCTGGGCGACCAGATCCTGGTCAACTGGCAGTACCAGCCACGCCTGAAGGTGCGGGCGCGCGCCTATCGCTTCCGCCTGCTCAATGGCTCGGTGTCGCGTTACTTCAAGTTTGCCGTGGTGCGTGAGATCCAGGGCAGCGGCGGCGAATTCAAAGGCCCGTCCGGCTCCAACGTCTCCTACGCCCGGGTGCCGTTCCACATGATCGCCAACGACGGCAACATCATGGAGCACGCCGTGCCGTTCGACGGCACCATGGACCTCAACGGCGACGGCAATCGCCAGGACAACAACGGCATCCTGCCGCTGCAAGGCATCGCCGAGCGCTACGACATCATCATCAACTTCGCCAAGAACGGCATCAAACCCGGTGACAAGCTGTATTTCGTCAACCTCATGGCGCACGACACCGGCAAAGGGCCCGCCGAGGCCATTCCCCTGGCCGATGTGCTGTCCGAGAAGTACAAGGCGGTGATCAAGCAGACCAGCAAGGGCCCGGAGTGGGACAGGGGCGACCCCGTCGTCGGCAAGTTCATGCAACTGCTGGTACAGCCCTACAGCGGCCAGGACCTGAGCATGGACCCCGTGGCCTACGAGCCCGCCAAACCCGGCAAGGCTGCGGGCCTGAAGATGCTGCCCCTGACCATCGACCGCGACAGCGCCGCCGACAAGACCAAGCTCAAAGCGGCGCGTCATCGTGAGTTCCTGTTCGGGCGCTCCGACGGTACCGATACCGCCCCCTGGACCATCAAGACCGACGGCGGCTTCGGCTACAGCATGGACCCACGGCGGATCAACGCGGCCCCGCAACTCTCCGCCGAGGGCACCTCCGGTGGGTTCAGCGGCGACGGCACCCTGGAAGTCTGGAAGATCAAGAACGGCGGTAACGGCTGGAGCCACCCGGTCCACGTGCATTTCGAGGAAGGCGTGATCCTCAGTCGCGACGGCAAGGCCCCACCAGAATGGGAAAAATGGGCACGCAAGGATGTCTATCGGATCGGGCCAGACGCGGACTCCTCGGTCGATGTGGAAGTGGCCATTCGCTTCCGTGAGTTCGCCGGCACCTACATGGAGCATTGCCACAACACCCAGCATGAAGACTCCTCCATGCTGCTGCGCTGGGACCTGGAGCATCCCGGTCAGTTTCAGTTGATGCCCACGCCGCTGCCTGGCTGGGATGGCGTGCAGTACGTCAGTTCCGCCGCCCTGCCAACCTTCCGCACCGACGATGGCAACCACAATGGTGAAGGCACCGACGACAGCAACAAGCCTCCGGTGGCCATGCCCGACACCGCTACGACCACAGCCGGCACGCCGGTGACAGTGAATGTGCTGGCCAACGACACAGACCCTGAGCGCAACCTGCCGCTGACGGTGGTCGACCTCGCCCAGCCGGACTCCGGCAAGGGCACCGTCAGCAGCGACGGCACCCAGGTGGTCTACACACCGCCGCAGACGGTTGCGGCGCCGTTCACCGCCAGTTTCACCTATGCCGCACGTGACGCGCTGGGCGCGGTGTCCCTGACGCCGACCACTGTCAGCGTCGCGGTGACCGTCGCAGCGACCGCCGACCAATTGCAGGTGAGCAGCGCCACGGCGCAGGTGCGCAGCAACAACCGCTGGACCTGGGAGGTGTCCGGGACCACCACGCAAGCCACGGGCAACAGCATCCGGGTCAGCGCGGCGACCACCAACGGCACGCTGGACCTGGGCCTGGCAACGTTGACGACGACCACCACCGGCGCGCGCTGGCGGTTGTCGGTCACCACCGTCGGCGCAGGCCCCGCCTCGCCGCCTACGGTGACCGTGCGTTCGGCGTTGGGGCAAAGCATTACCGCACCGCTCACCCTTCGCTGAGACAGGAGCAAGACCATGGGCTGGTTCCGGCGTATCACGCGTGCTCACCTGATGCTGTTGATCGTGGTCTGCATGCCGTCCTGGCCGCCCCAGGCCACCCAGGACGTGGTTGAAACCACGCCCTGGGGCCGGGACTACTTTCCCAACATCCGCCTGCTCGACCAGGACGGTCGGCCAGTGCGCTTTTTCGACGACCTGATCGAGGGCAAGGTCGTGGCCATCAACTTCATCTTCACCGGGTGCTCGGACTCCTGCCCCCTGGAAACCGCGCGGCTTCGGCAAGTGCAGAAACTGCTCGGCGACCGGGTCGGCAAGGACATTTTCTTCTACTCGATCAGCATCGACCCCTACAACGACACGCCGGCCACCCTCAAGCGCTACGCCGACACGTTCGGCATCGGCCCAGGCTGGACCCTGCTGACCGGCGAGCCCGACGACATAGAGCTGCTGCGCCGCAGCCTCGGATTGTTCATCGAAGGCCTGGAAAACGGCCGTTCCAAGGACCACAACCTGAGCCTGATCATCGGCAACCAGGCCACCGGCCGCTGGATGAAGGCCTCCCCCTTCGAAAGCCCGTACATCCTCGCCGATCGTCTGGGCAAGAGCCTGCACAACTGGAAGCAGGCCGACACACCTGCCGTCGCCGAAGCCACCGACATCCGCACGCCGAGCAGTGGCGAGCAGATCTTCAGGACCCGCTGCTCTTCTTGCCACAGCCTTGGCGATGCCGGCCCCAACGGCGCGGGCGGAATCGGCCCGGACCTGCTGGGCGTGACCCGCCAACGCGACCCTCGCTGGTTGGTGCGCTGGTTGAAAGAGCCCGACCAGATGCTGGCCGAGAAAGACCCGCTGGCCATGCTGCTGTACACGCAATACAACGGCCTGGCGATGCCCAACCTGCGCCTGGGCGACACCGAAGTCACCGCGTTGCTGACCTACATCGAAGAGGAAACCCGCCGGCTGCAGACGCCTGCCACGGCCAAGAAGGGCGACTGAAGGAAACTACCCGCGTCCGCGCTTGAGCGTCTCGCTCGGCAACTCCTTGAACAACTGCCGATAGCTCTCGGAAAACCGCCCCAAGTGCCAGAACGACCAGCGCATCGCCACCTCGGCCACGGTGATACTCCCTGCCCCATGGCGCAGCAGGTCGCGCCGCGCGCCATTGAGCCTGCGCAGGCGCAGCCACTGCCCTGGCGGCATGTCGGTAAACGCCTTGAAAGCCTGCTGCAGTT
Protein-coding regions in this window:
- a CDS encoding Ig-like domain-containing protein; this encodes MKKQVVVSSSIHVFRLSSVTALLLSLGLATAAASSLDDVSQPPPTDPSAYYDPPDDPVKALNDILTEPEANEGSLELADGVFGDRSTPRTDNVLPPLLQTSSQYPTNGKPSPLFGAEPFTQQLLLFEEFGTEKLDPTAPPPSLTFPVPTTGPAPAQDPNNVARSGPDGSALEAFLKQPGLYPFPTQYSNVLDRNPWKAQIEAFLNRHSVGSPAEGRPPGKGWSHQRWNEFYPQAAFKTAQAGARINLGLRDRRQLHNYAQGEFAPGGLYYQTSDIPTTLGTTKGIDTRFHPKMPLQNHKSLWTFDGTFPPKLLMVRYGQPILMRHYNALPIDPSANGGFGLHTISTHEHNGHSPAESDGFANAYFFPGQYYDYRWPVQLAGYDTINTRAEDPRAAFPCAPGETLFVNDASPGLKTCQNGSIKIRGDWRETMSTHWFHDHMLDFTAQNVYKGNAVMMNYYSALDRGNEALQDGVNLRFPSGSAMPWGNRDYDVNLVIADKAWDASGQLWFNPFNTDGFLGDQILVNWQYQPRLKVRARAYRFRLLNGSVSRYFKFAVVREIQGSGGEFKGPSGSNVSYARVPFHMIANDGNIMEHAVPFDGTMDLNGDGNRQDNNGILPLQGIAERYDIIINFAKNGIKPGDKLYFVNLMAHDTGKGPAEAIPLADVLSEKYKAVIKQTSKGPEWDRGDPVVGKFMQLLVQPYSGQDLSMDPVAYEPAKPGKAAGLKMLPLTIDRDSAADKTKLKAARHREFLFGRSDGTDTAPWTIKTDGGFGYSMDPRRINAAPQLSAEGTSGGFSGDGTLEVWKIKNGGNGWSHPVHVHFEEGVILSRDGKAPPEWEKWARKDVYRIGPDADSSVDVEVAIRFREFAGTYMEHCHNTQHEDSSMLLRWDLEHPGQFQLMPTPLPGWDGVQYVSSAALPTFRTDDGNHNGEGTDDSNKPPVAMPDTATTTAGTPVTVNVLANDTDPERNLPLTVVDLAQPDSGKGTVSSDGTQVVYTPPQTVAAPFTASFTYAARDALGAVSLTPTTVSVAVTVAATADQLQVSSATAQVRSNNRWTWEVSGTTTQATGNSIRVSAATTNGTLDLGLATLTTTTTGARWRLSVTTVGAGPASPPTVTVRSALGQSITAPLTLR
- a CDS encoding SCO family protein, with product MGWFRRITRAHLMLLIVVCMPSWPPQATQDVVETTPWGRDYFPNIRLLDQDGRPVRFFDDLIEGKVVAINFIFTGCSDSCPLETARLRQVQKLLGDRVGKDIFFYSISIDPYNDTPATLKRYADTFGIGPGWTLLTGEPDDIELLRRSLGLFIEGLENGRSKDHNLSLIIGNQATGRWMKASPFESPYILADRLGKSLHNWKQADTPAVAEATDIRTPSSGEQIFRTRCSSCHSLGDAGPNGAGGIGPDLLGVTRQRDPRWLVRWLKEPDQMLAEKDPLAMLLYTQYNGLAMPNLRLGDTEVTALLTYIEEETRRLQTPATAKKGD